The following proteins are co-located in the Malus sylvestris chromosome 13, drMalSylv7.2, whole genome shotgun sequence genome:
- the LOC126596774 gene encoding uncharacterized protein LOC126596774: protein MPTLNLFTNLPVDGVVASDILKDATKAVSKIIGKPESYVMILLNGSVPIAFAGTEEPAAYGELISIGGIGPGVNGKLSSTIAEILETKLSIDSSRFYIKFYDVERSFFGFNGSTF from the exons ATGCCGACGTTGAATCTGTTTACCAACTTGCCGGTGGACGGAGTTGTGGCCTCTGACATCCTCAAGGACGCCACCAAAGCCGTTTCTAAGATCATTGGCAAACCCGAGTCC TATGTGATGATTTTGCTCAACGGGTCTGTGCCGATTGCATTTGCTGGCACGGAAGAGCCTGCTGCGTATGGAGAATTGATCTCCATTGGGGGCATTGGACCAGGTGTTAACGGAAAACTGAGTTCAACCATTGCTGAAATTCTCGAAACTAAGCTCTCCATTGATAGCTCCCGCttctatatcaaattttatgaCGTTGAG AGGTCCTTCTTCGGGTTCAACGGCTCAACATTTTGA